GCCACCAGTGGGCAGGAGCGGCTTCCGGCCTGGTGACTCGTGTCCTTCCTTTTGAGCTGCTCGCACTTGAAGCAGTTCGCTGGATTAGGGCAGTCTGCTGCCTTATGCCCTTCCTTCCCGCATTTAAAGCAGGCCTTGCTTCTATCTACGGAGCTCCGGCATCTGCTAGCCACGTGCCCCGTGTCCAGACACCTGTAGCACTTAAGCTGgggctccagctccttgatcCGGCACCTGGTCCATCCGACCTTGACTTTGCCAAGTTGGATGAGCGCGCCTGCCACTCCCGCCGGAACCGTGAAGGTTGCGGTCTGGCTTCCTGAGGCCAAGGCGCGTATCCCTTTTATTGTCACCGAGTTCGGAGGGAGGTCCGCCTGCTTGGCTAGCGCATTCGCTAGCTCCTCCTTTGTGGTcagctcgtccaggtcccATATCCGGAAAACGGCCTGGGGCGTCATTGTGCGGATCGTGGCTCCGGCTCCCAGTGCTTTGCCAATCAGCTCCTTAAAGCCGCTGGTTTGGGCCTGCGAGTTGCGCTTGATCTCCAGTAGCAATTCTCCTTTAGCTGTCTTTCTGACTCTGGAGACGCTATCGCCAACTTCATCCATCCTGGCGTCCTTAGCTCGCGTAACCAGCCCGAGCACGTCGCTGTAAGACATGTCTGGAGGAGGGCTTATGATCAGCGCATCCTTCCCACGTCTTATGGGCCTATCACGCCGGCCTGCTCCGGGATGAGCTCGTCGAGTTTGCTCGATGGGCGCCTTTCCGTCTCCTCCATTGGTGCCCTCCGCAATCCTCTTAGGAATCGGTGGTTGCGAGCTCCTCGCCATGTGGCGTTTAGGGTCGCTTCCCTGGTCTCTTTTATCCGGACGGACACGCCTGTTCGGCGAGGTTTGGGCTGACTTGTCGTGGCGCGGAATACCGACTTGGGCTGTCTGGCACCCGCGTTCCGCAGTTTCCTCGCTCCGTGTGTGGGGGTACTTTTATTcgggaaaatatatacttaatggccggcggccatgctcaccctggCTGGATATCCTTGgaggtcctgcaggataatttggtcccgacgcggacacgcggttTTGGCACTTAGAATTTTCACTTGCGGAGCGGCACGACTTGCGCGATGGAGAATATTGCGAGAATTAATTGACCTAATTTCcgcagtgtggccgtgacctaaTATCTGCCGACAGCGCTGCCGCGATAGATCTTGGCAGATGCTGATACTATCGCtgacagcgttgccacttgcgcgcgtAACCTCAAAAGCTTTGTGCTCGTTTTGAACttcccttcgcggggtttatttggTTTCATGCCGTTGGCTTCATGCCAGGTGAtgtgtgggttttttttaattttttttttttatttaaagatgaaAAGGAagtaattttacaaaaattaggATAGTGGAAGTTTGGAGAAGGAGTCCActcccgcgggactgccgcGAAGCTATACTTCGCGGGGTGGCTGGCGGTCAGGTTGCCGCTCATCTAAGGCCCTCAGTGCGTcgggtctgctcccggcgcctTAGCTCCCTCATGACGGTTGCTGCCATGTCCGTAACCGCATCCCAGTTGGATGGGGTCTCCAGCATACACCCAATTATGGTCTCGGGTGTAAGGCGACGGTTGGTTGTTGCCTCTGCTGCCTCTCTTTCCGCGCGGAAAAGCGGACACGCGAAGAAGGCGTGCTCTGCATCCTCAACGGATGCACCGCCGCAATAGTCGGATGGGTCGGCCTCGTGCTTGAATCTGTGAAGATAGGCCTTGAAGCATCCGTGGCCCGTGATCAGCTGCGTTGTGTAGAAGTCTACTTGCCCGTGACGTCTGTGTATCCACTGATCCAGATCGGGGATAAGCCGATGTGTCCAGCGTCCAGTGCTCGCGTTATCCCACCTCGCCTGCCACCTTGCGACAGTGATGCTCCTCTGGGTTCTGCTGCCCGAGTTACCGGTCCTGCGTTCCGCTGCCAGCAGGTCCATAGGGATCGACCCACCAGCGCAGCTTCTTCAGAgaccgtgcagaagcagctggaaATGCGCAGCGCGCAGCGTCGATACACCGTCCTGCATTGGCGGCTGTAGCTCGCAACCAGCATGGCCTCCGCCCATATCGGTGCGGCGTAGAGTAGGGTTGACGTCACAACTGTTGATATCAGCCGTCTACTGTGCTGCCTAGGACCGCgcgtgttggccatcatcctcgagatggcggcagtggccttggacgccttggccgctgcgtactccaggtgACACTTGTAGTTGAGCCTGTGGTCGATCAGGACCCCAAGGTATTTAACCGTCGGGCTGGACTCGATGGTGGTCGAGCCGACCCGGAAGTTGACCTTCTCGACAACCTTTCAGCTACTGATAAGTACGGCCTCCGTTTTCTGCTCGGCAAGGGAGAGACCGTTGTCTGCTAGCCACGACATCAGAATGTCTATCGCATGGCTACATTTAGTATAGACGTCTGATAGGTGTTTCTCCACCGTGACAAGTGCGATGTCGTCTGCAAAGCCAATTACAGAGCAACCTTCAGGTAGTGACAGCCTCAGTATATCGTCATACATGACGTTTCACAGAAGTGGCCCGAGGACTGAGCCTTGGGGTACGCCTCCTGTCACGTGATGTCTCTGGTTTCCGGCGTCGTCGAGCTGTATAGCAGGACGCGGTCCTGAAAGTAGTGGGCAATCAGCTAGATAATATAGCCAGATATGCCGCAACGCTGGAGTGCTTGCAGGATTAGACTCCAGTTTGCAGAGTTGAACGCGTTTTTGAAGTCCAAGGTGCATACGAGGCAGTACTTCTTGGAGCCTCCCCGCCATCTTTCgcatttaaagcattttccgCAAGCTGTGTTACCTCGCGGATCGCATCAATAGTGCTTCGCTTCTTGCGGAAACCGTGCTGATGGGTTGATAGGGCACCGCGCTCCTCGATTTCCCTCTCTAGTTTATTGCCTATGATGCGCTCGAATATTTTGCCAATCGTATTCAGCATGCATAGGGGCCGAAATGAGGACGGGTCGTCGTTCAGCTT
Above is a genomic segment from Drosophila kikkawai strain 14028-0561.14 chromosome 3R, DkikHiC1v2, whole genome shotgun sequence containing:
- the LOC138928971 gene encoding uncharacterized protein; the encoded protein is MARSSQPPIPKRIAEGTNGGDGKAPIEQTRRAHPGAGRRDRPIRRGKDALIISPPPDMSYSDVLGLVTRAKDARMDEVGDSVSRVRKTAKGELLLEIKRNSQAQTSGFKELIGKALGAGATIRTMTPQAVFRIWDLDELTTKEELANALAKQADLPPNSVTIKGIRALASGSQTATFTVPAGVAGALIQLGKVKVGWTRCRIKELEPQLKCYRCLDTGHVASRCRSSVDRSKACFKCGKEGHKAADCPNPANCFKCEQLKRKDTSHQAGSRSCPLVASSRDGLKHRA